The following proteins are encoded in a genomic region of Aquifex aeolicus VF5:
- a CDS encoding ion channel, protein MRKLLYELLEDDRSFVFYIYNTFSFSVILISVILTLYDEFYGFHSKLHPVVLEIEWVASGIIAFELIGRYILAENKLKYLTNSLTILDFIALIPTFQIFRAVRLIVLIARVLRLTYRYRFFFGFFANIIKEFAFELIFVFALILVVIFSILLIVFSVEHGGGNEKINTFFDALYYVIITATTVGYGDITPTTPLGKALAMVLGVLGLFLFSLITATVSTAFFHYVNMLKMGMVSFRELKNHIVVCGWNETGEVMLEEIMKYWEEKGERKKPIVVVTDQELETRHEFYYKKGDYVSEEVLKNAGVEHADMIIILAEKGVDLTEDSIDARTILSSMLARDLNPKATIIAEILLRENAKTVKRKNIIDYIIVDGEVVGQMISNFLKRKDIPQILDYFLDKVDYLEIKPKEEKTIREIIQEFGKKGKLLGIKRGRDFIFLPDLDMEVTPEDTLILVKEK, encoded by the coding sequence GTGAGAAAGCTTTTGTACGAACTTTTAGAAGACGACCGTTCCTTTGTATTTTATATATACAATACTTTTTCTTTCTCGGTAATTCTAATTTCCGTAATCCTCACTCTGTACGACGAGTTCTACGGATTTCACTCCAAACTCCACCCAGTAGTTCTGGAAATAGAATGGGTCGCAAGCGGTATAATCGCTTTTGAACTCATAGGGAGGTATATACTTGCGGAGAACAAATTAAAGTATTTAACCAATTCTTTAACTATCCTAGACTTTATAGCATTAATTCCTACATTTCAGATATTCAGAGCTGTAAGGCTTATTGTTCTTATCGCGAGAGTTTTGAGACTTACCTACAGGTACAGGTTTTTCTTTGGATTTTTTGCAAACATTATTAAGGAGTTTGCCTTTGAGCTTATCTTTGTGTTTGCCCTGATACTTGTAGTAATTTTCAGCATTCTGTTAATAGTTTTTTCGGTGGAGCACGGCGGCGGAAATGAGAAGATAAATACTTTCTTTGACGCTCTTTACTATGTGATAATTACAGCCACGACTGTAGGCTACGGAGATATAACGCCTACCACACCTCTTGGTAAAGCCCTTGCTATGGTTCTCGGAGTGCTCGGTCTGTTTCTTTTTTCCTTAATTACCGCAACTGTGAGCACAGCCTTTTTTCACTACGTTAACATGTTAAAGATGGGAATGGTGAGCTTCAGAGAACTGAAAAATCACATAGTGGTGTGCGGGTGGAACGAAACGGGAGAAGTAATGCTGGAAGAAATAATGAAGTACTGGGAAGAAAAAGGAGAAAGAAAAAAGCCTATAGTCGTGGTTACAGATCAGGAACTTGAAACGAGGCACGAGTTTTACTACAAAAAAGGCGATTACGTGAGTGAAGAAGTTTTGAAAAACGCAGGTGTAGAACACGCGGACATGATAATCATACTTGCGGAAAAGGGTGTGGATCTCACGGAAGACTCTATAGATGCGAGAACCATTTTATCTTCCATGCTTGCGAGGGATCTAAACCCGAAAGCTACTATAATCGCAGAAATACTCCTCAGGGAAAACGCTAAAACGGTGAAGAGGAAAAACATTATAGATTACATAATCGTAGACGGAGAAGTTGTGGGACAAATGATTTCAAACTTCTTGAAGAGAAAGGACATACCCCAGATACTAGATTACTTCCTGGATAAGGTAGATTACCTTGAGATAAAACCGAAAGAAGAAAAAACTATAAGGGAGATTATTCAGGAATTTGGCAAAAAGGGAAAGCTCCTAGGCATAAAGAGGGGAAGGGATTTTATATTCCTTCCAGACCTTGATATGGAAGTAACTCCTGAGGACACCTTAATTCTTGTGAAAGAAAAGTAG
- a CDS encoding toxin-antitoxin system TumE family protein yields MAELEIHVKRSVFSPDGKFLGVVEMKIWKVPKDKCHPEGYKYSLVFALYNETTGKFDGNFLRYDNYQCEGHHKHLKGKKFPYKFTDIEQLIEDFKNDFEKLIEEVVK; encoded by the coding sequence ATGGCAGAACTGGAAATACATGTAAAACGGAGCGTATTTTCACCTGATGGAAAATTTTTAGGAGTCGTGGAAATGAAGATATGGAAAGTACCAAAAGATAAATGCCATCCTGAAGGCTACAAGTACTCCCTTGTTTTTGCCTTATACAATGAAACAACGGGAAAATTTGATGGAAACTTTTTAAGATACGATAATTATCAATGTGAAGGACACCATAAACATCTTAAAGGTAAAAAGTTCCCTTATAAATTTACGGATATTGAACAATTGATAGAAGATTTTAAGAACGATTTTGAAAAATTAATTGAGGAGGTTGTGAAATGA
- the asd gene encoding aspartate-semialdehyde dehydrogenase: MGYRVAIVGATGEVGRTFLKVLEERNFPVDELVLYASERSEGKVLTFKGKEYTVKALNKENSFKGIDIALFSAGGSTSKEWAPKFAKDGVVVIDNSSAWRMDPDVPLVVPEVNPEDVKDFKKKGIIANPNCSTIQMVVALKPIYDKAGIKRVVVSTYQAVSGAGAKAIEDLKNQTKAWCEGKEMPKAQKFPHQIAFNALPHIDVFFEDGYTKEENKMLYETRKIMHDENIKVSATCVRIPVFYGHSESISMETEKEISPEEAREVLKNAPGVIVIDNPQNNEYPMPIMAEGRDEVFVGRIRKDRVFEPGLSMWVVADNIRKGAATNAVQIAELLVKEGLI, encoded by the coding sequence ATGGGTTACAGAGTCGCGATAGTTGGAGCTACGGGAGAGGTAGGAAGAACATTTCTGAAGGTCCTTGAAGAGAGGAATTTTCCCGTTGATGAACTCGTACTCTACGCTTCGGAGCGTTCAGAGGGAAAGGTTCTAACTTTTAAGGGGAAGGAGTACACAGTAAAGGCTCTTAATAAAGAAAATTCTTTTAAAGGTATAGACATAGCACTTTTTTCCGCAGGAGGTTCCACGAGTAAAGAATGGGCTCCCAAGTTTGCAAAAGACGGCGTCGTTGTAATAGATAACTCCTCCGCTTGGAGAATGGACCCCGACGTTCCTCTTGTTGTTCCCGAGGTAAATCCAGAAGACGTAAAGGACTTTAAGAAGAAGGGAATAATAGCAAATCCAAACTGTTCCACCATACAGATGGTTGTGGCTCTAAAACCTATATATGACAAAGCGGGAATTAAGAGGGTAGTAGTTTCTACGTATCAGGCTGTTTCGGGTGCCGGGGCTAAAGCGATTGAGGACCTCAAAAATCAAACTAAAGCCTGGTGCGAAGGGAAGGAAATGCCAAAAGCCCAGAAGTTTCCTCACCAAATAGCCTTCAACGCCCTTCCCCACATAGATGTTTTCTTTGAAGACGGCTACACGAAGGAAGAAAATAAGATGCTCTACGAAACGAGGAAGATAATGCACGACGAGAACATAAAGGTTAGTGCAACCTGCGTAAGGATTCCCGTTTTCTACGGACATTCGGAAAGCATATCCATGGAAACGGAAAAGGAAATATCTCCTGAAGAGGCTAGGGAAGTGCTGAAAAACGCTCCGGGGGTAATTGTAATTGACAACCCTCAGAACAACGAGTACCCGATGCCTATAATGGCCGAGGGCAGGGACGAGGTATTTGTCGGAAGGATAAGAAAAGACAGGGTCTTTGAGCCAGGGCTTTCCATGTGGGTAGTTGCGGACAACATAAGAAAGGGTGCGGCTACCAACGCTGTTCAAATTGCAGAACTTTTAGTGAAAGAAGGACTAATCTAA
- a CDS encoding CoA-binding protein has product MAEVQHVDEAFETLKNAKVVAVVGISPKPERPSYYTTEKVVKKGKHKIYLVNPRYAGQEIFGIKVLPSLKDVPEPIDIVNVYRNPAHAEEVIKEALEVGAKAVWFQPGAENLEVIEKYKDKIKIIYNACIGVEAGYL; this is encoded by the coding sequence ATGGCCGAAGTTCAGCACGTTGATGAAGCTTTTGAGACATTAAAAAACGCTAAAGTCGTTGCCGTTGTAGGCATTTCTCCAAAGCCCGAAAGACCCTCTTACTACACCACAGAAAAGGTAGTAAAGAAGGGTAAGCACAAGATATACCTCGTAAACCCCCGCTACGCGGGTCAGGAGATATTCGGAATAAAGGTTCTTCCCTCCCTGAAGGACGTTCCAGAGCCCATAGACATAGTGAACGTTTACAGAAACCCCGCACACGCGGAGGAAGTCATAAAGGAAGCCCTTGAAGTTGGAGCAAAAGCGGTATGGTTTCAGCCTGGAGCGGAAAACCTAGAGGTTATAGAAAAGTACAAGGACAAGATAAAGATCATTTACAACGCGTGCATAGGGGTAGAAGCGGGCTACCTCTGA
- the secA gene encoding preprotein translocase subunit SecA, which translates to MLGWIAKKIIGTKNEREVKRLRKFVNQINELEKELDALTNKELVELAQELHDKIRFDEELKERVIKGEITPEVIKAFALVREAAKRTLGLRHFDVQLIGGLVLHEGKIAEMKTGEGKTLVATSPAVVNGMTDEGVHIVTVNDYLARRDAQWMGPIYKFLGLEVGVINSDGKTYLVEWVDPEKVKEAIENDVRVWPKGYYEEILPSEKVNIDAKKTYFTTLKEAEHRRKAYEAHITYGTNNEFGFDYLRDNLAFSKEEIVQVKGHNYAIVDEVDSILIDEARTPLIISGPAQIDSQIYHVADAVVRKLKKDKDFTVDEKNRTVNLTEQGIKKVEKMLGIDNLYDLKHVDLLHAILQSIRAHHLFKKDVHYIVRDGEVLIVDEFTGRVLPGRRWSDGLHQAIEVKEGVPVKEENQTLASITFQNYFKLYRKLAGMTGTAETEALEFKEIYGLDVVVIPTHKPMIRKDHPDLVFKTKEEKWERVVEEVLLNHIFGRPVLVGTVSIEDNEKLSSLLKNKKLLKEIANRNSFKRRLEETAKNLGVSPEEVQKKLEEVLKKGIPHNVLNAKHHEREAEIIAQAGRVGAVTIATNMAGRGTDILLGGNPEYLAKQMLKEKGINPEEATEEQFREALREAYRITEEEKEKVKKLGGLLVIGTERHESRRIDNQLRGRAGRQGDPGESRFIVSLEDDLLRLFGGERVSKLMDMLKIERGEPIESRMVSKALENAQKRVEAQNFQIRKRLYEFDSVMNIQRDVVYTLRRQLLEGENVHEKIKEFLKDIITQKVNELLPEDDPELWDLEPLKAFLKELTGREVEIPQVRDKEELIQKLYEELLKIYEEKEKEIGSPEAMRELERVILLNLLDNAWREHLHTLDRLREGIYLRGYAGKDPLIEYKREAYELFENMMENVKLNTLMTLFNVQIKSEEEIKEVEHEEEKKHQRLLEEAELQGVQGKSDKKPRPKTLKERLKEERLRKRKLKAKKKEQE; encoded by the coding sequence ATGCTGGGATGGATAGCTAAGAAAATCATCGGAACAAAGAACGAGAGGGAAGTAAAGAGGTTAAGGAAATTCGTAAACCAGATAAACGAACTAGAAAAGGAACTGGACGCCCTGACGAATAAAGAACTCGTTGAACTCGCTCAAGAACTCCATGACAAAATTAGGTTTGACGAGGAATTAAAGGAAAGAGTCATTAAAGGAGAAATCACACCGGAAGTTATAAAGGCCTTTGCCCTTGTGAGGGAAGCTGCAAAGAGGACACTGGGACTCAGACACTTTGACGTTCAGTTAATAGGAGGACTCGTCCTTCACGAGGGCAAAATAGCGGAAATGAAAACTGGGGAAGGAAAAACCCTCGTTGCCACCTCACCTGCAGTAGTAAACGGAATGACGGACGAAGGGGTACACATCGTAACGGTAAACGACTATCTCGCGAGGAGAGACGCCCAGTGGATGGGACCAATATACAAATTTCTCGGACTTGAAGTGGGAGTTATAAACTCCGACGGAAAGACTTACCTCGTTGAGTGGGTTGATCCGGAAAAAGTAAAGGAAGCCATAGAAAATGACGTGAGGGTATGGCCGAAAGGCTACTACGAGGAAATCCTTCCCTCTGAAAAGGTAAACATAGACGCTAAGAAGACTTACTTTACCACCTTAAAAGAGGCTGAACACAGAAGGAAAGCCTATGAAGCACACATAACCTACGGAACTAACAACGAGTTTGGCTTTGATTACCTGAGGGACAACTTAGCCTTCTCCAAGGAAGAAATCGTTCAGGTTAAAGGACACAACTACGCCATAGTGGATGAAGTGGACTCAATCCTGATAGACGAAGCCAGAACGCCACTAATAATCTCAGGTCCGGCTCAAATAGACTCACAAATATATCACGTTGCGGATGCAGTAGTGAGGAAACTCAAAAAGGACAAAGACTTTACCGTTGACGAAAAGAACAGAACCGTAAACCTGACGGAACAGGGAATAAAGAAAGTTGAAAAGATGCTCGGAATAGACAACCTTTACGACTTAAAACACGTTGACCTCCTTCACGCCATTCTCCAGTCAATAAGGGCACACCACCTCTTTAAGAAAGACGTCCACTACATAGTGAGGGACGGAGAAGTTTTAATCGTTGACGAGTTTACGGGAAGAGTTCTCCCTGGAAGAAGGTGGTCCGACGGACTCCACCAGGCAATAGAAGTAAAAGAAGGCGTCCCAGTAAAGGAAGAAAACCAGACTCTGGCTTCAATTACCTTCCAGAACTACTTCAAGCTTTACAGAAAACTCGCCGGAATGACTGGAACTGCGGAAACGGAAGCCCTTGAATTTAAAGAAATATACGGCCTTGATGTGGTAGTAATCCCAACACACAAGCCCATGATAAGGAAAGATCACCCAGACCTCGTTTTCAAAACCAAAGAAGAAAAGTGGGAAAGGGTAGTAGAAGAGGTCCTCCTTAATCACATCTTCGGAAGACCAGTTCTCGTGGGAACCGTTTCCATAGAGGACAACGAAAAACTCTCCTCACTGCTCAAGAATAAAAAACTCTTAAAGGAAATAGCAAACAGAAACAGCTTCAAGAGAAGGCTTGAAGAAACCGCTAAGAATTTGGGAGTTTCTCCGGAAGAAGTTCAGAAAAAACTTGAAGAAGTTCTCAAAAAAGGTATTCCTCACAACGTCCTGAACGCAAAGCACCACGAAAGGGAAGCGGAGATTATAGCTCAAGCGGGAAGGGTTGGAGCTGTAACGATAGCCACGAACATGGCGGGAAGGGGAACGGACATACTCCTCGGCGGAAACCCCGAATACCTCGCAAAGCAGATGCTAAAAGAAAAGGGAATTAACCCGGAAGAGGCTACTGAAGAACAGTTCAGGGAAGCCCTAAGAGAGGCTTACAGGATAACTGAGGAGGAAAAGGAAAAGGTTAAGAAGCTCGGCGGACTTCTTGTTATCGGAACGGAAAGACACGAGTCAAGGAGAATAGACAACCAGCTCAGGGGTAGAGCGGGAAGGCAGGGAGACCCCGGAGAGAGCAGGTTCATAGTTTCTCTGGAAGATGACCTCCTCAGACTCTTTGGAGGGGAAAGGGTAAGCAAGTTAATGGACATGCTGAAAATAGAAAGGGGCGAACCCATAGAGAGCAGGATGGTGTCCAAAGCCCTTGAAAACGCTCAGAAAAGAGTAGAAGCACAGAACTTCCAGATAAGAAAGAGACTCTATGAATTTGACAGCGTAATGAACATACAGAGGGATGTAGTTTACACGTTAAGGAGACAGCTCCTTGAAGGCGAAAACGTCCATGAGAAGATAAAGGAATTTTTGAAAGACATAATAACTCAAAAAGTGAACGAGCTCCTTCCCGAAGACGATCCAGAACTCTGGGACCTAGAACCCTTAAAAGCCTTCCTAAAAGAACTTACGGGAAGAGAAGTAGAAATCCCGCAGGTAAGGGATAAGGAGGAGCTAATACAAAAGCTCTACGAAGAACTCTTAAAGATTTACGAGGAAAAGGAAAAAGAGATAGGAAGTCCAGAAGCTATGAGGGAACTCGAGAGGGTAATTCTCCTTAACCTCCTAGACAACGCATGGAGGGAGCACCTTCACACTCTCGACAGGTTAAGGGAAGGCATATACTTAAGGGGATACGCGGGGAAAGATCCGCTCATAGAGTACAAGAGGGAAGCTTACGAGCTCTTTGAAAACATGATGGAAAACGTAAAACTGAACACTCTCATGACACTCTTTAACGTCCAGATTAAGTCCGAAGAGGAGATAAAGGAAGTAGAACACGAAGAAGAAAAGAAGCACCAGAGACTCCTTGAAGAAGCAGAGCTCCAAGGTGTTCAAGGAAAGAGTGATAAAAAGCCCAGACCCAAAACTCTAAAAGAAAGATTAAAAGAAGAGAGACTGAGAAAGAGGAAATTAAAAGCGAAGAAGAAAGAACAGGAGTGA
- a CDS encoding TldD/PmbA family protein, translated as MDNLENLVKKYIKPGYEYEVFFERVKKLKIEVSNEQVENVSSSEERGIGIRVLKDKRLGFSYTSFLGEEEIKDTVEKAMEMCEIQEPDEANGFIEKLKPSKAVSVYDEESLSIPLQEKMEIPVKMEKYAKELDKRIVGVRKSTLTEVEFEVRSFNSFGVEFGYRGTSYTSMIATLGTENDDSAISWEFRGARRLKNLNWKSMVEDAVFKTVNLLHPSPFETRSMPVVFFRESFAMLLDAFSPMFLGDYLVKGKTLLKDKVNEIVASEKITLVDDGSMEEGFSTFPYDAEGVPTRKNLLIDKGVFKGFLHSLYTARKSSQEPTGNSVRGSYKELPSSGTTNFYLEKGNLSFEELLSYYDEVFLVLEVMGLHTVDTISGDFSLGCSGILYKKGKKDKTVRGITVAGNILDLLKNVEEVGNDLTFYGSVGSPSVLVKKLTLGGG; from the coding sequence ATGGATAACTTAGAAAACCTCGTCAAAAAATACATAAAACCCGGATACGAGTACGAAGTATTCTTTGAAAGGGTTAAAAAGTTAAAGATAGAAGTCTCAAATGAGCAAGTTGAAAACGTCTCTTCTTCCGAAGAACGGGGTATAGGAATAAGGGTTTTAAAAGATAAACGCCTTGGATTTTCCTACACTTCTTTTCTCGGTGAGGAAGAGATAAAGGACACAGTTGAAAAAGCCATGGAAATGTGTGAAATTCAGGAGCCTGATGAGGCAAACGGCTTTATAGAGAAACTGAAACCCTCTAAAGCGGTCTCCGTTTACGACGAAGAGTCCCTGTCAATTCCCTTACAGGAAAAGATGGAAATACCCGTCAAGATGGAAAAGTACGCAAAGGAACTGGACAAGAGGATTGTAGGAGTGAGAAAGTCCACCCTCACCGAGGTTGAGTTTGAAGTAAGGAGCTTTAACTCTTTTGGTGTTGAGTTCGGATATAGGGGAACCTCTTACACCTCTATGATAGCGACACTCGGAACTGAAAATGATGACAGCGCAATCTCTTGGGAATTCAGAGGCGCAAGGAGACTGAAGAACTTAAACTGGAAGTCCATGGTTGAGGACGCTGTCTTCAAAACCGTAAACCTCCTTCACCCATCTCCCTTTGAAACTAGAAGTATGCCCGTTGTGTTCTTCAGGGAAAGCTTTGCGATGCTCCTTGACGCCTTCAGCCCTATGTTTTTGGGAGACTACCTGGTTAAAGGAAAAACACTTTTAAAGGATAAGGTAAACGAAATAGTAGCGAGTGAAAAAATCACGCTCGTTGATGACGGCTCCATGGAAGAGGGGTTTTCCACTTTCCCTTACGACGCGGAAGGAGTGCCCACCAGAAAAAATTTATTAATAGATAAAGGAGTGTTTAAGGGCTTTCTGCACAGCCTCTACACCGCGAGGAAGTCCTCTCAGGAACCTACCGGAAACTCCGTAAGAGGATCCTACAAAGAACTGCCATCTTCGGGAACCACGAACTTTTACTTAGAAAAGGGGAACCTTTCCTTTGAAGAATTACTCTCCTATTACGATGAGGTTTTCTTGGTTCTGGAGGTAATGGGACTCCACACCGTTGACACTATTTCGGGGGACTTCTCCCTTGGTTGTTCGGGAATTCTTTACAAAAAGGGAAAGAAGGACAAAACGGTAAGGGGCATAACTGTAGCGGGGAATATACTAGATCTACTTAAGAACGTTGAAGAAGTGGGGAACGATCTCACTTTTTATGGGAGTGTAGGTTCACCCTCGGTTCTCGTTAAAAAATTAACCCTCGGAGGGGGGTGA
- a CDS encoding response regulator transcription factor produces the protein MKILIVSFDKTLVDSLKEHLAQHEVYTAKNAEEAITLSPSDIDLIIFDAISGAISEEEINELYSKKFKNQKYVILYDELFPVDPKNILPPNKVLVLRDSPPEEIIRRALEEKKEETKEEGIEIGASVPVEEELKTEKKEEKVEKEETGKAKVLVVSFDKKLTDNITNALKGKFSVEVVRNIKSVKEKGLEADIIVYDAISGSIAEKNLMELAEVPQLREKHFIILVDELFPIDVEKINLPNKSTLNRDAGAEAIAEEVEKVAQKVKKEEIKSMETEEVKEEKVREEIPEEVPQEVEEIKEEKPEMSEIKEKTEAISTKEKTPEAVQVLAEKLSDEKFIRSLLVEAISKELHGVREEIKAEVRDYIKNVLESIIREEIERAFAEVGVAKIIREETKRIVEEKIKELLK, from the coding sequence ATGAAAATTTTGATAGTTTCCTTCGATAAAACCTTAGTTGACAGCTTAAAAGAACACCTCGCACAACACGAAGTTTACACGGCAAAGAACGCCGAAGAAGCCATAACCCTATCTCCATCGGACATCGATTTAATAATCTTCGACGCCATTTCTGGTGCAATTTCCGAAGAAGAGATAAACGAATTGTATTCAAAGAAGTTTAAAAATCAAAAGTACGTGATACTTTACGATGAACTCTTTCCCGTAGATCCCAAAAACATACTTCCCCCTAACAAAGTCCTCGTTTTGAGGGATTCTCCACCCGAAGAAATAATAAGGAGAGCCCTTGAAGAAAAGAAAGAAGAAACAAAGGAAGAAGGGATAGAAATAGGCGCAAGCGTTCCCGTAGAAGAAGAATTAAAGACCGAGAAAAAAGAAGAAAAGGTGGAAAAAGAAGAAACAGGAAAGGCTAAGGTTCTGGTAGTGAGTTTTGACAAGAAACTTACAGATAATATCACTAACGCCTTAAAAGGAAAGTTCAGCGTAGAAGTTGTAAGGAACATAAAGTCCGTGAAAGAGAAGGGACTCGAGGCCGACATTATCGTTTACGACGCCATTTCCGGTTCTATAGCGGAGAAAAACTTAATGGAACTGGCAGAGGTTCCCCAGCTCAGGGAAAAGCACTTTATAATCCTCGTAGACGAACTCTTCCCAATAGACGTTGAAAAAATAAACCTGCCGAACAAGAGCACCCTGAACAGGGATGCTGGAGCAGAGGCTATAGCCGAGGAAGTTGAAAAGGTCGCACAAAAAGTAAAGAAGGAAGAAATAAAGTCTATGGAAACGGAAGAAGTAAAGGAAGAAAAAGTAAGGGAAGAAATCCCTGAAGAAGTACCTCAAGAAGTGGAAGAAATTAAAGAAGAAAAACCAGAAATGTCTGAAATTAAAGAAAAGACCGAAGCTATATCTACGAAGGAGAAAACTCCGGAAGCGGTTCAGGTGCTGGCGGAAAAGCTCTCTGATGAGAAATTTATACGCAGTTTGCTTGTGGAAGCTATCTCAAAGGAACTTCACGGAGTAAGAGAGGAAATAAAGGCGGAAGTGAGGGATTACATAAAAAATGTGCTTGAATCGATAATAAGAGAAGAGATCGAAAGAGCCTTTGCGGAAGTGGGCGTTGCAAAGATAATAAGGGAAGAGACTAAGAGGATAGTCGAGGAAAAAATAAAGGAATTGCTGAAGTAA
- the rsmH gene encoding 16S rRNA (cytosine(1402)-N(4))-methyltransferase RsmH: MEVLHKPVLLRESVEFLTENGGKIYVDCTLGGGGHAKEILKKRKDIFLIGIDRDEEAIEIAKENLKEFEGRFSIYKANFKDLDLVLKEEGIDKVDGFLFDLGVSMYQLKGERGFTFQEDQPLDMRMDKEQTLTACKVVNNYPERELIRILKEYGEEKFAVRIAKAIVQRRKKKPIETTGELVDVILSVVPEYYKHGKIHPATRTFQAIRIEVNKELESLKEALEKTPYHFNSKGRLVVITFHSLEDRIVKHFIKEKEKEGIFRIITKKPVTPSEEEIRENPASRSAKLRVAEKI, from the coding sequence ATGGAAGTTCTCCACAAACCTGTACTTTTAAGGGAAAGTGTTGAGTTTCTGACCGAAAACGGAGGAAAGATTTACGTTGACTGCACGCTCGGAGGTGGAGGGCACGCAAAGGAAATTCTGAAGAAAAGGAAAGATATTTTCCTTATCGGAATAGACAGGGACGAGGAAGCTATAGAAATAGCAAAGGAAAATTTAAAAGAGTTTGAGGGGAGGTTCAGTATATACAAGGCGAACTTCAAGGATTTGGACCTGGTTCTGAAAGAGGAAGGTATAGACAAAGTAGACGGATTTCTCTTTGACCTCGGAGTTTCCATGTACCAGCTAAAGGGAGAAAGGGGGTTTACCTTTCAGGAGGACCAGCCCCTTGATATGCGTATGGACAAAGAGCAAACGTTAACCGCTTGCAAAGTCGTAAACAACTACCCCGAAAGGGAGTTAATAAGGATACTCAAAGAGTACGGCGAAGAGAAGTTTGCGGTAAGGATTGCAAAGGCGATAGTCCAGAGGAGGAAGAAAAAGCCAATAGAAACGACGGGAGAACTCGTTGACGTAATCCTTTCCGTGGTTCCCGAGTACTACAAACACGGCAAGATACACCCCGCCACGAGAACCTTTCAGGCGATAAGGATTGAGGTAAATAAAGAACTGGAATCCCTCAAAGAAGCTTTGGAAAAAACACCTTATCACTTTAACTCAAAAGGCAGACTCGTAGTCATTACTTTCCACTCCCTTGAGGACAGGATAGTTAAGCACTTTATAAAGGAGAAAGAAAAGGAAGGAATTTTTAGGATAATTACGAAGAAGCCTGTAACGCCGTCCGAAGAAGAAATCAGGGAAAATCCAGCCTCGCGGAGTGCGAAACTTCGTGTAGCTGAGAAAATTTAA
- the rplM gene encoding 50S ribosomal protein L13 encodes MKTYRIKPEEVERKWWVVDATGKTLGRLASEIAKILRGKHKPYYQPDVDCGDFVIVINAEKIRVTGKKLEQKKYYWHSRYPGGLKERTLKWMLENKPEEVIRLAVKRMLPKNRLGHRMLKKLKVYRGPEHPHQAQKPQPLEVKA; translated from the coding sequence ATGAAGACATACAGGATTAAGCCCGAAGAAGTGGAAAGAAAGTGGTGGGTAGTGGACGCAACGGGAAAGACTCTGGGAAGACTTGCAAGCGAAATAGCTAAAATTTTGAGGGGAAAGCACAAACCTTACTATCAGCCGGACGTTGATTGCGGTGATTTCGTAATAGTTATAAACGCGGAGAAGATAAGAGTTACGGGTAAGAAACTCGAGCAGAAGAAGTATTACTGGCACAGCAGATACCCCGGAGGATTGAAGGAGAGAACCCTCAAGTGGATGCTCGAAAACAAACCCGAAGAGGTTATAAGACTCGCGGTAAAGAGGATGCTTCCCAAAAACAGACTCGGACACAGAATGCTTAAGAAGTTAAAAGTTTACAGGGGACCTGAGCATCCCCACCAAGCTCAAAAACCCCAGCCTCTGGAGGTTAAAGCATGA
- the rpsI gene encoding 30S ribosomal protein S9: MIQKLKDFKLTPENTYYATGKRKEAVARVWLLRDRPNTFIVGSDKTNKEYDLREYVQRETLYNKIMYPFKVTGHEGKFGIYATVRGGGISAQAEAIMYGVAKALLQHNPDLRPTLKKAGLLTRDAREKERKKYGQMGARAKYRWSKR, from the coding sequence ATGATTCAGAAGTTAAAGGACTTTAAATTAACCCCCGAAAACACTTATTACGCTACCGGTAAGAGAAAGGAAGCGGTTGCAAGGGTGTGGCTTCTCAGGGACAGACCCAATACCTTTATAGTCGGGTCAGATAAGACGAACAAGGAATATGACCTAAGGGAGTACGTCCAGAGGGAAACACTTTACAACAAAATAATGTATCCTTTTAAAGTTACAGGACACGAGGGTAAGTTCGGCATATACGCAACTGTCAGAGGCGGCGGAATATCCGCACAGGCGGAAGCTATAATGTACGGAGTCGCAAAGGCACTTCTCCAGCACAACCCCGACCTGAGACCCACCCTTAAAAAGGCAGGACTCCTTACGAGAGACGCAAGAGAGAAGGAAAGGAAGAAGTACGGTCAAATGGGTGCAAGAGCCAAGTACAGATGGAGCAAACGTTAA